One region of Solea senegalensis isolate Sse05_10M linkage group LG14, IFAPA_SoseM_1, whole genome shotgun sequence genomic DNA includes:
- the elovl1b gene encoding elongation of very long chain fatty acids protein 1b, with translation MATMLQEIKEIGSHAKDIYDYLLAGIDPRLADYPLMQSPIHMTAILLSYLFFVLYLGPRLMANRKPFQLKEAMIVYNFMLVGLSIFIVYEFLMSGWATTYTWRCDIIDTSNSPQALRMVRVAWLFWFSKIIELMDTIFFVLRKKHGQITFLHIFHHSFMPWTWWWGVGYAPGGMGSFHAMVNCCVHIIMYFYYGLSAAGPRFQKFLWWKKYMTAIQLIQFVLVSLHATQYYFLDSCAYQFPIILHLIWIYGTFFFVLFSNFWIQAYVKGKRLPKHDVKECQNGTAVYKNGKCHDNGKHHENSKGIKYGVTNGTNNVCAHHENGSSHTGKMKKA, from the exons ATGGCAACCATGCTTCAAGAGATCAAGGAGATTGGCTCACATGCCAAGGACATCTACGACTACCTTTTGGCAGGCATTG atCCACGTCTGGCAGATTATCCATTGATGCAGAGTCCCATTCACATGACTGCGATATTGCTGTCTTACCTGTTCTTTGTACTGTACCTGGGCCCTCGTTTGATGGCCAATCGCAAGCCTTTCCAGCTGAAGGAAGCCATGATAGTCTACAACTTTATGCTCGTGGGGCTTTCGATATTCATCGTCTATGAA TTCTTGATGTCTGGTTGGGCCACAACATATACCTGGCGATGTGACATAATCGATACCTCAAATAGTCCTCAGGCTCTACGA ATGGTCAGAGTGGCCTGGCTGTTCTGGTTCTCAAAGATTATTGAACTCATGGACACA ATCTTCTTTGTGTTGAGGAAGAAGCATGGTCAGATTACCTTCCTGCACATCTTCCACCACTCTTTCATGCCCTGGACCTGGTGGTGGGGAGTCGGCTATGCTCCTG GTGGAATGGGATCTTTCCATGCCATGGTGAATTGTTGTGTCCACATTATCATGTATTTCTACTACGGCCTTTCTGCTGCTGGACCACGCTTCCAGAAGTTTTTGTGGTGGAAGAAATACATGACTGCCATTCAGCTT ATCCAGTTTGTGCTAGTATCTCTCCATGCAACCCAGTACTACTTCTTGGACAGCTGTGCCTACCAGTTCCCCATTATTCTCCATCTCATCTGGATATACGGCACCTTCTTCTTTGTGCTCTTCTCCAACTTCTGGATCCAGGCTTACGTGAAGGGCAAGCGGTTGCCCAAACATGACGTTAAGGAGTGTCAGAATGGCACAGCTGTGTACAAGAATGGCAAATGCCACGACAATGGTAAACACCATGAGAACAGTAAAGGCATCAAGTACGGAGTCACCAATGGAACCAACAATGTTTGTGCTCACCATGAAAATGGCAGCTCTCACACGGGCAAGATGAAGAAGGCGTAG
- the mob3c gene encoding MOB kinase activator 3C isoform X1: MALCLGQVFIKDKTFRPKKRFEPGTQRFELYKKAQASLKSGLDLRKVVQLPEGESLNDWIAVHVVDFFNRINLIYGTVSEYCTERTCPIMSGGLRYEYRWQDGDDYKKPTKLPALKYMNLLMDWIESLINNEDIFPTRVGVPFPKNFQQVCKKILSRLFRVFVHVYIHHFDSVCNMGAEAHINTCYKHYYYFISEFNLIDHSELEPLREMTEKICN, encoded by the exons ATGGCGTTGTGTCTTGGACAAGTGTTCATCAAAGACAAAACCTTTAGGCCAAAGAAGAGGTTTGAGCCTGGGACCCAGCGATTTGAACTCTACAAGAAGGCCCAGGCCTCACTGAAGTCTGGTCTGGACCTGAGGAAAGTGGTGCAACTCCCTGAGGGAGAGAGCCTCAATGATTGGATTGCTGTTCATGTGGTGGATTTCTTTAATCGGATCAATCTGATCTACGGCACGGTGAGCGAGTACTGCACAGAGCGCACGTGTCCCATCATGTCCGGGGGTCTGAGGTACGAGTACAGGTGGCAGGACGGCGACGACTACAAGAAACCCACCAAGCTGCCCGCTCTCAAGTACATGAATCTGCTGATGGACTGGATAGAGTCACTCATCAATAATGAGGACATCTTCCCCACCAGAGtag GTGTACCTTTCCCCAAGAACTTCCAGCAGGTGTGCAAGAAGATCCTAAGCCGTCTCTTCAGAGTCTTTGTGCACGTTTACATCCATCACTTTGACAGCGTCTGCAACATGGGTGCAGAGGCGCACATAAACACCTGCTACAAGCACTACTACTACTTCATCTCAGAGTTCAACCTCATTGATCACTCAGAACTGGAGCCCCTG agaGAGATGACGGAAAAGATATGCAACTGA
- the mob3c gene encoding MOB kinase activator 3C isoform X2: MALCLGQVFIKDKTFRPKKRFEPGTQRFELYKKAQASLKSGLDLRKVVQLPEGESLNDWIAVHVVDFFNRINLIYGTVSEYCTERTCPIMSGGLRYEYRWQDGDDYKKPTKLPALKYMNLLMDWIESLINNEDIFPTRVYLSPRTSSRCARRS, from the exons ATGGCGTTGTGTCTTGGACAAGTGTTCATCAAAGACAAAACCTTTAGGCCAAAGAAGAGGTTTGAGCCTGGGACCCAGCGATTTGAACTCTACAAGAAGGCCCAGGCCTCACTGAAGTCTGGTCTGGACCTGAGGAAAGTGGTGCAACTCCCTGAGGGAGAGAGCCTCAATGATTGGATTGCTGTTCATGTGGTGGATTTCTTTAATCGGATCAATCTGATCTACGGCACGGTGAGCGAGTACTGCACAGAGCGCACGTGTCCCATCATGTCCGGGGGTCTGAGGTACGAGTACAGGTGGCAGGACGGCGACGACTACAAGAAACCCACCAAGCTGCCCGCTCTCAAGTACATGAATCTGCTGATGGACTGGATAGAGTCACTCATCAATAATGAGGACATCTTCCCCACCAGA GTGTACCTTTCCCCAAGAACTTCCAGCAGGTGTGCAAGAAGATCCTAA
- the mknk1 gene encoding MAP kinase-interacting serine/threonine-protein kinase 1, whose amino-acid sequence MLTSACRGSDRERGDLASVEGADMVRDRMMTELQTFQHSLQGNSLALGHMEQSCVQTPANEIPSEERRHLSGATSDLEKSQPVNIPDTAKRKKKKRTRATDSSTGSFDDLYKLTDEVLGQGAYAKVQGCIGLQNGQEFAVKIIEKSAGHSRSRVFREVETLYQCQGNKNILELIQFFEDSSCFYLVFEKLRGGSILTHIQNRKHFDELEASKVVRDIAQALDFLHTKGIAHRDLKLENILCEYKDQVSPVKICDFDLGSGVKLSSACTPITTPELTTPCGSAEYMAPEVVEVFTDEASFYDKRCDLWSLGVILYILLSGSPPFTGHCGTDCGWDRGETCRTCQRNLFESIQQGKYEFPDKDWSHITAGAKDLISKLLVRDATLRLSAAQVLKHPWVQGNAPERGLPTPHVLQRNSSTKDLTQFAAEAIAFNRQLSQHDEQQEDVAVIVCSMRLSPPSNSRLARRRAQSNSMRNSDFAPASDDLAA is encoded by the exons ATGCTTACATCAGCTTGCAGAGgctctgacagagagaggggggatcTGGCGAGTGTGGAAG GTGCAGATATGGTGAGGGACAGGATGATGACCGAGTTGCAAACTTTCCAGCACTCTCTCCAG GGTAATTCCCTGGCTTTGGGCCACATGGAGCAGAGCTGTGTACAAACTCCGGCGAATGAGATCCCCTCTGAGGAGAGACGGCACCTTTCTGGGGCCACATCAG ATTTGGAAAAAAGCCAACCAGTGAACATCCCAGACACAGctaaaaggaagaagaagaaaagaactaGGGCAACAGACAGCTCTACAGGCTCTTTTGATG aTCTTTACAAGCTAACAGATGAAGTGCTTGGTCAGGGAGCGTATGCCAAAGTTCAAGGATGTATCGGCTTGCAGAATGGACAGGAGTTTGCTGTGAAG ATCATTGAAAAAAGTGCGGGGCACAGCCGCAGCAGAGTCTTTCGAGAAGTGGAGACACTCTACCAGTGTCAAGGAAACAA GAATATTTTGGAGTTGATCCAGTTCTTTGAAGACAGCTCATGCTTTTATTTAGTATTTGAAAAGCTACGTGGAG GCTCCATTTTGACACACATCCAGAACAGAAAGCACTTTGATGAGCTTGAGGCCAGTAAAGTGGTCAGGGATATTGCCCAAGCACTTGACTTCTTGCACACTAAAG GAATTGCTCATCGAGACCTTAAGCTGGAGAACATCCTTTGTGAATACAAGGATCAG GTGTCGCCAGTGAAGATTTGTGATTTTGACTTGGGAAGTGGAGTGAAGCTTAGTAGTGCCTGTACCCCCATAACAACACCAGAACTCACCACACCG tgtGGCTCAGCTGAGTACATGGCTCCAGAAGTCGTGGAAGTGTTCACTGATGAGGCCTCCTTCTATGACAAGCGTTGTGACCTTTGGAGCCTTGGAGTCATCCTCTACATCCTGCTGAGTGGCAGTCCTCCCTTCACAGGTCACTGCGGCACAGACTGTGGCTGGGATCGGGGAGAAACCTGCAGAACCTGTCAG AGAAACCTGTTTGAGAGCATCCAACAGGGCAAGTATGAGTTTCCAGACAAGGACTGGTCTCACATCACAGCAGGAGCCAAGGACCTCATATCCAAACTGCTGGTACGGGACGCCACACTTCGCCTCAGTGCTGCTCAGGTTCTAAAGCACCCATGGGTGCAGGGG AACGCCCCAGAGAGAGGTCTTCCAACTCCTCATGTTCTACAGAG GAACAGTAGCACCAAAGACCTGACTCAGTTTGCAGCGGAAGCCATTGCCTTTAACCGCCAGCTATCGCAGCACGACGAGCAGCAGGAGGACGTCGCAGTTATCGTCTGCTCCATGAGGCTTTCCCCACCTTCCAACTCCAGACTAGCTCGCAGACGCGCACAATCCAATTCCATGCGCAACAGTGACTTTGCCCCTGCTTCAGACGACCTTGCAGCCTGA